Below is a genomic region from Miniphocaeibacter halophilus.
CACACCTATAAGCCAAATTCCTATAAGGACATAGGTTATTATTTCCCTATAGTCTATTGGATTTTCTACAAGAGCTATAGGAACTTCCTTTATTTGATTTTCTACCGGCCTATTTACAGTCTTGTCTACTATATTTATTCCTGTGTTTATTCTTGCAGAACTGTTATAAACTATATTACTTGGAATAGGCTTATTATTTACTGGTATTAAGGAAAACAGCCCTTCTATTGAAAATGGAATTAACAGTCTTATTAATACCGGAAGCCATAAAATATAGGAAAATATTTTGGGAAATCTCTTTAATAAAAATCTTGCTATAATTACGATTCCTATTATGAAAGATGCTACAAAGGACATGTTTAATATTTCTAAGAATATTTCTTGTATATTCATAATTAACTCCTATTTTCATCAATTAATTTTTGTAGTTCTGCAATTTCTTTTTCTGTTAATTTGTTTTTTGAAGTAAAGGCTGTTAGAAATTTAGGTAGGGACCCTTCAAATTCTTCTTCTATAAATTCTTCACTTTGTTTTGCCTTAAATTCCTCTAAGCTTATTAGGGATGTTACCTGACTATTATTATTTTGAAAGATTTCCTTTTCTATTAAACGTTTTAACATTGTGTAGGTTGTGGATTTTTTCCATTCAAATTCCTTTTTACATAATTTAACTAATTCTCCTGAAGCAATTGGCTCATGTTGCCAAATTAATTCAGCAAATTTCATTTCCATTAAACCTAATTTGTAATCTGCCATAACTTCCTCCTTTAGTCTACAGGCGTTAGACTTATTTGTTGGTTTTAGTCTAACACTATTAGACCGCATTGTCAAATTACAAAATCCTTACAATTTTTCATAAAAAAAGCACTAAAACAAAATGTTTTAATGCCTTCTATGATTTTTCTCATATACCATAAAATATTCAATTTCATTATTTACTTTGTCGATTTTTTCTTCTTTGACAATAAATCCATTATCTAAATAGAATTTATAGGCCCTTTCGTTTTTCCTATATACATCTAGGGAAAGCCTCTTATAGTTTTCCTTGGCCTCTTGTAATAATAATTTTCCAATTCCTAAGTTTCTGAACTTTTTACTAATAAAAATCCCTGCTATATAAGAATTTACTATTCCAATAAAACCAACTATTTTATTATCCAACATAGCAACTTTTATATTTGCCTTTGGAAGTATTTTTTTAACATATTGAAAGTTTTCCTTCCAATACTTTTCATCTATAAAACTGTGGGCTTCTAAATTGGAACTTAACCAAATCTCCATAATAATATTTAAATCTTCTTCTTTAAAATTTCTAATTACAATATTTTCCTGCATTCTTATCCCTAATATTTTCTGCATTATTTTCTAATTTATCTAAAAGATAAAAAACTTCCTTCGTAAATTTTTCAGCCTCTTCAACTTGTGGCGAATGTTCTGACAAATAGAAGGTGAAAAACTCCTTCTTAGGTGCTTTTATTTTCTCATAGTATTCATAGGCTAGTTCATAGGAAACTAAATTATCATATATTCCATGAAAAAAATACATTGGTAGTTCAAACTCATAATACTTCTGCATTAAATTCTCCTCATAAATAAGCGGCAATATATATTTGGAAGAATAATACATTCCCTTAATATATTTAAAGGTGTCTGAAAAAGAATAGCCGCTAAAGAGTATTCTGTCCTTTACTACTTTGAAAATATATCTAAATTGATTGTTTTGAATACCAATATTCCCCTTATTTAACCATCTTTTATACATAAGCTCCAAGTATCCAATATCTAAAAAATTTAAAGCATTAATATTTATTTTTCCTAGCCTTTTTAAAAACAATATTATTTTTCTTTTTTTCTGCACTTTGTAAAAGTCTCACATATCCCATACTTTCAGACAGGGTTTGATCCGATATTTGTCCTATTCCAAAATAGCCTTTAAAATATTCCGGCTTTTCCCACAATATTTTTATTCCTAAAAAAGTTCCCCATGAATGACCCATAAGATATATTTTTTCTTGATTAAATCTTTTCCTTAAATAATTGCTTAACTCTATTCCATCATCTACTATATCTTCTACTGTTAATTTCTTTATGTCTTCTTTAGAGCTATAGCTAAGACCAGCTCCTCTTTGTTCCCAATAACAAACTGTAAATTTATCTTCCAGCTGTTTATCCGTTCC
It encodes:
- a CDS encoding BlaI/MecI/CopY family transcriptional regulator, translating into MADYKLGLMEMKFAELIWQHEPIASGELVKLCKKEFEWKKSTTYTMLKRLIEKEIFQNNNSQVTSLISLEEFKAKQSEEFIEEEFEGSLPKFLTAFTSKNKLTEKEIAELQKLIDENRS
- a CDS encoding GNAT family N-acetyltransferase — encoded protein: MQENIVIRNFKEEDLNIIMEIWLSSNLEAHSFIDEKYWKENFQYVKKILPKANIKVAMLDNKIVGFIGIVNSYIAGIFISKKFRNLGIGKLLLQEAKENYKRLSLDVYRKNERAYKFYLDNGFIVKEEKIDKVNNEIEYFMVYEKNHRRH
- a CDS encoding alpha/beta fold hydrolase — protein: MKLLFIIILILILVISFILLLKGKGKPVKLLDENNKPYENGISTREKILLNGVEQYIFIVGKNKNNPILLFLHGGPGFPELPLAYNNGTDKQLEDKFTVCYWEQRGAGLSYSSKEDIKKLTVEDIVDDGIELSNYLRKRFNQEKIYLMGHSWGTFLGIKILWEKPEYFKGYFGIGQISDQTLSESMGYVRLLQSAEKKKNNIVFKKARKNKY